A single region of the Pontibacter kalidii genome encodes:
- a CDS encoding pyridoxal phosphate-dependent aminotransferase codes for MIIPKADRLQHVQEYYFSQKLAEVRALQAQGKRIINLGIGSPDLPPSEATIAALAQSAQQATSHGYQPYNGTAKLRQAMQAWYQQLYHVELQEQEVLPLAGSKEGIFHISMAFLNPGDKVLVPNPGYPAYAAAARLAGAEIVSYTLEEASGWLPQPKELEQLVAQGGFKLMWVNYPHMPTGTPAAMHTLEWLVAFAQQHGLLLINDNPYSLVLHEQSPLSLLRVAGAKENCLELNSLSKSHNMAGWRVGMVLGKQEYLSAILAVKSNLDSGQLLPVQEAAITALHNSQSWHAERNAVYAQRQQLAHLLLDQLGCTYTPGQVGMFVWARVPEEVADVEVYLNQLLYEQGIFLTPGKIFGSQGERYLRVSLCAPADQLKEAINRITSSTEILNQL; via the coding sequence ATGATCATACCTAAAGCAGACAGGCTACAGCACGTGCAGGAGTATTACTTCTCGCAAAAGCTGGCGGAGGTGCGGGCACTGCAGGCGCAGGGCAAACGCATCATCAACCTCGGCATCGGCAGCCCCGACCTGCCTCCCTCCGAGGCTACCATAGCGGCGCTCGCGCAGTCGGCGCAGCAGGCCACGAGCCACGGTTACCAGCCCTACAACGGCACGGCTAAGCTACGTCAGGCCATGCAAGCCTGGTACCAGCAGCTGTACCACGTGGAGCTGCAGGAGCAGGAGGTACTGCCGCTGGCGGGCTCTAAGGAAGGCATTTTCCATATATCCATGGCCTTCCTGAATCCCGGCGACAAGGTACTGGTGCCCAACCCCGGCTACCCGGCCTATGCCGCGGCGGCACGCCTGGCCGGCGCGGAGATTGTGAGCTATACGTTGGAAGAGGCAAGCGGCTGGCTTCCGCAGCCAAAGGAACTGGAGCAGCTGGTGGCGCAGGGCGGCTTTAAGCTGATGTGGGTCAATTACCCGCACATGCCAACAGGCACTCCCGCCGCCATGCATACATTGGAGTGGCTGGTGGCCTTTGCGCAGCAGCACGGCCTGTTGCTCATCAACGACAACCCCTACAGCCTGGTGCTGCACGAGCAATCGCCGCTGAGCCTGCTACGTGTAGCCGGCGCCAAAGAAAACTGCCTGGAACTGAACTCGCTCAGCAAATCGCATAACATGGCGGGCTGGCGCGTAGGCATGGTGCTGGGGAAACAGGAGTACCTGTCGGCCATACTTGCCGTGAAGAGCAATCTCGACTCAGGGCAGCTGCTGCCGGTGCAGGAGGCCGCCATTACCGCCCTCCATAACAGCCAAAGCTGGCACGCGGAGCGCAACGCCGTGTATGCCCAACGGCAGCAGCTGGCGCACCTCCTCCTCGATCAGCTCGGCTGCACCTACACGCCAGGCCAGGTAGGCATGTTTGTGTGGGCACGCGTGCCCGAGGAGGTAGCCGATGTAGAAGTATACCTAAACCAGCTCCTCTATGAGCAGGGCATTTTCCTGACGCCCGGCAAAATATTCGGCAGCCAGGGCGAGCGCTACCTGCGGGTTTCCCTCTGCGCTCCCGCTGATCAGCTCAAAGAAGCCATCAACAGAATAACATCATCAACAGAAATTTTAAATCAATTATAA
- a CDS encoding prephenate dehydratase domain-containing protein: MNRTRIAIQGGPASFHDAAARQLLAGRSVETVPCTTFRSLCASLQQAEVDIAVMAIENTLAGSLLPNYVLLQEHGLHIAAEHWMPIDQNLMALPGQSIASLQTVLSHPVALAQCSGFLQQHPHLHPQETHDTADSAKLIQEQQLQHTAAIAGKAAAALYGLEILAAGIAESAHNHTRFLLLQREQPAIPATANKAILTFRKPLHTATLTLLLSLLQKHQVELALLQHLPSSEERGDMVAELEAEHVEQLQEAIAQVRPLVEELQVLGLLQKAARPLTSASEKETAAIR, encoded by the coding sequence ATGAACAGAACCAGAATTGCCATACAGGGTGGGCCCGCCTCCTTCCACGATGCGGCTGCCAGGCAGCTGCTCGCCGGCAGATCCGTGGAGACGGTGCCCTGCACCACCTTCCGCAGCCTTTGCGCTTCGCTGCAGCAGGCGGAGGTGGATATCGCCGTGATGGCCATTGAGAATACCCTGGCCGGAAGCCTGCTGCCCAACTACGTGCTGCTGCAGGAGCACGGGCTGCACATAGCGGCAGAGCATTGGATGCCCATTGACCAAAACCTGATGGCGCTGCCAGGGCAAAGTATAGCCAGCCTACAGACGGTGCTATCGCACCCGGTGGCGCTGGCACAGTGCAGCGGCTTTCTGCAGCAGCACCCGCACCTGCACCCACAGGAAACCCACGATACCGCCGACAGTGCGAAGCTCATTCAGGAACAGCAGCTGCAGCACACAGCCGCCATTGCCGGAAAAGCGGCCGCAGCGCTTTACGGCCTGGAGATCCTGGCCGCTGGCATCGCCGAATCGGCTCATAACCATACCCGCTTCCTGCTGCTGCAGCGGGAGCAGCCTGCCATACCGGCCACTGCCAACAAGGCCATACTTACCTTCCGCAAGCCGCTGCATACCGCCACTCTCACTTTACTGCTAAGTCTATTGCAGAAGCACCAGGTAGAGCTGGCGCTCCTGCAGCACCTCCCTTCTTCAGAGGAGAGAGGCGACATGGTGGCAGAGCTGGAGGCGGAGCATGTGGAGCAGCTGCAGGAGGCCATCGCGCAGGTACGGCCGCTGGTGGAAGAGTTACAGGTGCTGGGGCTGCTGCAGAAGGCGGCGCGTCCGCTAACCTCAGCATCCGAAAAAGAGACAGCAGCCATACGTTAA
- a CDS encoding 3-deoxy-7-phosphoheptulonate synthase, with protein sequence MRASRAPINVAQKSSFRHADGSLVLIAGPCSAESEEQMLKTAQQLKAIKGINVLRAGIWKSRTRPNSFKGVGTVGLQWLDMVKKETGLRTACEVANVQHAEEAMKYGVDILSISGRATVNPFAMEEIAAALKGTNMPVLVNNPVYPDLGLWLGALERLNQADITDLGLINRGFTADEQYPYRNHPRWDHMLQLKDMHPELPVLCDAAHIAGRRSLLYPVSQKAVDLGADGLLFESHVNPAAALSSPQQQLMPQELGLLINAIETKVKLDGTNHLVEQLDDLSQQMDSMDKALMELLLRRREVSQKISLHQMGDVQESLQVSRWQRELDAWLQRDDYTEMDSHFVRTLMEALQQHRKYPQSGVESSAVA encoded by the coding sequence ATGAGAGCAAGTAGAGCACCGATCAATGTAGCACAGAAAAGCAGCTTCCGACATGCAGACGGCAGCCTGGTGCTAATTGCGGGACCATGCAGTGCCGAGAGCGAAGAACAGATGCTGAAAACAGCCCAACAGCTAAAAGCCATTAAGGGAATTAATGTGCTACGTGCTGGTATCTGGAAATCGCGCACACGCCCTAACTCATTCAAGGGTGTCGGTACGGTGGGGCTACAGTGGCTTGACATGGTGAAAAAAGAAACCGGCCTGCGCACCGCCTGCGAAGTGGCCAATGTACAGCATGCCGAGGAGGCCATGAAGTATGGCGTAGACATCCTGAGCATCAGCGGGCGCGCGACGGTAAACCCTTTCGCCATGGAGGAGATAGCCGCTGCCCTGAAAGGAACTAATATGCCTGTACTGGTGAACAACCCGGTGTACCCGGACCTGGGCCTGTGGCTGGGAGCGCTGGAGCGCCTCAATCAGGCCGACATCACCGACCTTGGCCTGATCAACCGTGGCTTTACCGCCGATGAGCAGTATCCCTACCGCAACCACCCGCGCTGGGACCACATGCTGCAGCTGAAGGACATGCATCCGGAGCTGCCCGTACTTTGCGATGCCGCGCACATTGCCGGCCGCCGCAGCCTGCTGTACCCGGTTAGCCAGAAAGCCGTAGACCTGGGAGCAGATGGCCTGCTGTTCGAGTCGCACGTGAACCCGGCTGCGGCACTCAGCAGCCCGCAGCAGCAGCTGATGCCGCAGGAGCTGGGGCTGCTCATCAACGCCATCGAAACGAAGGTGAAGCTGGACGGCACCAACCACCTGGTAGAGCAGCTCGACGACCTGAGCCAGCAGATGGACAGCATGGACAAGGCCCTGATGGAGCTGTTGCTGCGCCGCCGCGAGGTATCGCAGAAGATAAGCCTGCACCAGATGGGCGATGTGCAGGAGAGCCTGCAGGTAAGCCGCTGGCAGCGCGAGCTGGACGCCTGGCTGCAGCGAGACGACTATACCGAGATGGACAGCCACTTTGTGAGAACGCTGATGGAGGCGCTGCAGCAGCACCGCAAGTACCCGCAAAGCGGGGTGGAGTCATCAGCGGTGGCGTAA
- a CDS encoding TerC family protein, protein MDSIYFWIFFNAFVVLMLVLDLFVFHRKEHEVKIKEALLTSLFWIMLALGFNVLIYFWKGEQPAMEFLTGYLIEKSLSVDNLFVFILIFNYFKVPLKYQHNLLFWGVFGALVLRAIFILVGVALIAKFHFLIYILGAFLVYTGIKMAFTKDNDVDPEQNPLVKWASKHLRMTKTAVGGKFFTKIDGKWYATPMFLVLIMIESTDVVFAADSIPAILAISKDPFIVYTSNVFALLGLRALYFALAGIMQLFHYLHYGLSLILAFIGVKLIISDIYHIDMRYALIAVGAILAISIIASLLFPKKESELPEPPVKE, encoded by the coding sequence ATGGACAGCATTTATTTCTGGATCTTTTTTAATGCCTTTGTAGTGCTGATGCTGGTACTGGACTTGTTCGTGTTCCACCGCAAGGAGCATGAGGTGAAAATAAAGGAAGCCCTGCTCACCAGCCTGTTCTGGATTATGCTGGCCCTGGGCTTTAACGTGCTCATCTACTTCTGGAAAGGCGAGCAGCCGGCCATGGAGTTCCTCACGGGCTACCTGATCGAAAAGTCGCTGAGCGTGGACAACCTTTTCGTCTTCATCCTGATCTTTAACTACTTCAAGGTGCCGCTCAAGTACCAGCACAACCTGCTGTTCTGGGGCGTGTTCGGAGCCCTGGTGCTGCGCGCCATCTTTATACTTGTCGGCGTGGCGCTCATTGCCAAGTTCCACTTCCTCATCTACATTCTGGGCGCTTTTCTGGTGTACACAGGCATTAAAATGGCCTTTACCAAGGACAACGACGTGGATCCCGAGCAGAACCCGCTGGTGAAGTGGGCCAGCAAACACCTGCGCATGACCAAAACCGCCGTGGGCGGTAAGTTTTTTACCAAGATAGACGGCAAATGGTACGCCACGCCCATGTTCCTGGTGCTGATCATGATCGAGAGCACCGACGTGGTGTTCGCCGCCGACTCTATCCCGGCTATCCTTGCCATCTCCAAGGATCCCTTCATTGTGTATACTTCCAACGTATTTGCCCTGCTGGGCTTGCGCGCCCTGTACTTTGCGCTGGCAGGCATTATGCAGCTGTTCCATTACCTGCACTATGGCCTCTCGCTCATCCTGGCCTTTATCGGCGTGAAGCTGATTATCAGTGATATTTACCATATCGACATGCGCTACGCGCTGATAGCCGTAGGAGCTATTCTGGCTATTTCCATCATCGCCTCGCTTCTCTTCCCTAAAAAAGAAAGTGAGCTGCCCGAGCCACCGGTAAAAGAGTAA
- a CDS encoding chorismate mutase, with protein MSTNTSNLNTVATTKILNGGPLPTVIAGPCSAESEEQMLQTARELKKDHRVSIFRAGIWKPRTRPGQFEGVGKVGLEWLQTVKQETGLQTAVEVANTQHVEEALKYGVDILWVGARTTVNPFSVQELADALQGVDIPVMVKNPVNPDIQLWLGALERLNRAGITDLGLIHRGFSTPNSKPYRNHPKWQTIQEIRTLAPGIPLLCDPSHIAGRRDLLETVSQQALHLGADGLMIETHINPDVALSDASQQVTPAGLDKLLTVLDLESERVAQPEQLQDLRSLIDKLDHELLNMLFLRADVSKRIGEYKRANALDIYQSARWKEILENRLKVAGEIGLDEDFVKAIFDSIHGFSLGIQNEVFAAPVVAKPVEQQ; from the coding sequence ATGAGTACCAACACATCTAACCTCAACACAGTAGCTACCACAAAAATCTTGAATGGTGGCCCCCTCCCAACCGTTATCGCCGGCCCCTGCAGTGCCGAATCGGAAGAACAAATGCTGCAGACGGCACGCGAGCTGAAGAAAGACCACCGCGTTTCTATCTTCAGGGCAGGCATCTGGAAGCCCCGTACCCGCCCGGGACAATTCGAGGGAGTAGGCAAGGTGGGGCTGGAGTGGCTGCAGACGGTGAAGCAGGAAACAGGGCTGCAAACAGCCGTGGAGGTAGCTAATACCCAGCACGTGGAAGAGGCGCTGAAGTATGGCGTGGATATACTTTGGGTGGGTGCTCGCACAACCGTAAACCCTTTCTCGGTGCAGGAGCTCGCCGATGCGCTGCAGGGCGTGGACATTCCGGTGATGGTGAAAAACCCAGTAAATCCGGATATTCAGCTGTGGCTGGGCGCGCTGGAGCGCCTGAACCGTGCCGGCATCACCGACCTGGGGCTGATTCACCGCGGCTTCTCTACGCCTAACAGCAAACCTTACCGCAACCACCCCAAGTGGCAAACCATACAGGAAATCCGTACCCTGGCCCCTGGCATTCCGCTGCTCTGCGACCCGAGTCATATTGCCGGCCGCCGTGACTTGCTGGAGACTGTAAGCCAGCAGGCCCTGCATTTAGGTGCCGATGGCCTGATGATCGAAACGCACATTAACCCGGATGTGGCCCTGAGCGATGCCTCGCAGCAGGTAACACCGGCCGGACTCGATAAGCTGCTCACGGTGCTGGACCTGGAGAGCGAGCGGGTGGCGCAGCCAGAGCAGCTACAGGACCTACGCAGCCTCATCGACAAACTGGACCATGAATTATTAAACATGCTGTTCCTGCGCGCGGATGTGTCGAAGCGGATCGGTGAGTATAAACGCGCTAACGCGCTCGATATTTACCAATCAGCACGCTGGAAGGAGATACTGGAAAACAGGCTGAAGGTCGCTGGTGAGATAGGCCTGGATGAAGATTTTGTAAAGGCGATTTTCGACAGCATTCACGGCTTTTCCCTTGGTATCCAAAACGAAGTATTTGCCGCGCCGGTTGTTGCTAAACCGGTAGAGCAGCAATAG
- a CDS encoding DUF4240 domain-containing protein: MGLFNKLFGGTKKISTTTPPITNFTASDALMDEEKFWDIIQTTRSKANGDYEQQQEELAGELRRLTPDEIILFGNRFRYFRGLANTWELWGAVYIIEGGCGDDCFNDFREWVIGQGRDFYYNTINDPETLVEVDSDIIEDVDREGLGYVPATVFKELTGQRMPYPYQEKMETTGYEWEEGSDALKQMFPKLSAKYPHNV, translated from the coding sequence ATGGGCCTGTTTAACAAACTCTTTGGCGGAACAAAAAAGATATCAACTACTACACCCCCGATCACAAACTTTACCGCTTCAGATGCGCTTATGGACGAGGAGAAGTTTTGGGACATCATCCAAACCACCAGGAGCAAAGCAAACGGAGATTACGAGCAACAGCAGGAAGAGTTGGCAGGCGAACTTCGCCGGTTAACACCTGACGAGATCATCTTGTTTGGGAACAGGTTCCGGTACTTCAGAGGGCTAGCAAACACATGGGAATTATGGGGGGCTGTATACATTATTGAGGGCGGTTGTGGTGATGACTGCTTTAATGACTTCAGGGAATGGGTAATCGGGCAAGGCAGAGATTTCTACTACAATACAATCAATGACCCGGAAACACTTGTTGAAGTAGACTCTGATATAATTGAAGACGTTGACAGGGAAGGCTTGGGCTATGTTCCTGCTACGGTTTTCAAAGAACTAACAGGGCAGCGTATGCCTTATCCATACCAAGAGAAAATGGAGACGACAGGGTACGAGTGGGAAGAGGGAAGCGATGCCTTAAAGCAGATGTTCCCAAAGTTGTCTGCCAAATACCCACATAATGTGTAA
- a CDS encoding polyprenol monophosphomannose synthase: protein MKDALVIIPTYNERENIEAMVRKVMSLPHPFELLIIDDGSPDGTADIVRQLQLEFPGRLQLETRQGKLGLGTAYIHGFKYALRHGYEFIFEMDCDFSHNPDDLLRLYDACANNGYDVAIGSRYVQGVNVVNWPMSRVLMSWFASSYVRLVTGMPIHDTTAGFKCYRRKVLETIQLDEIRFVGYAFQIEMKFLSYKYGFKIKEVPIIFTDRTKGTSKMSSGIFKEAVLGVIKMKLSSYFRHFDRY from the coding sequence ATGAAAGACGCGTTGGTGATCATCCCAACTTACAACGAGCGGGAAAACATAGAGGCGATGGTGCGGAAGGTGATGTCCTTACCCCACCCCTTCGAGCTGTTGATTATCGACGACGGATCCCCGGACGGCACCGCCGACATTGTGCGCCAACTGCAGCTGGAATTCCCCGGTCGCCTGCAGCTCGAAACCCGCCAGGGCAAGTTGGGCCTCGGCACGGCCTACATCCACGGTTTTAAGTATGCGCTGCGCCACGGCTACGAGTTCATTTTCGAGATGGACTGTGATTTCTCGCACAACCCTGACGATCTGCTGCGCCTCTACGATGCCTGCGCCAACAACGGCTACGACGTGGCCATTGGCAGCCGCTACGTGCAGGGCGTAAACGTGGTGAACTGGCCTATGAGCCGCGTATTGATGTCGTGGTTCGCCAGCTCGTATGTGCGCCTGGTAACAGGCATGCCCATTCACGACACGACGGCTGGCTTTAAATGCTACCGCCGCAAAGTGCTCGAAACCATCCAGCTCGACGAGATCCGTTTCGTGGGCTATGCCTTCCAGATCGAAATGAAGTTCCTTTCCTACAAGTATGGCTTCAAGATAAAGGAAGTGCCGATCATCTTTACTGACCGCACTAAAGGCACCTCTAAAATGTCGTCGGGTATTTTTAAGGAGGCCGTGCTGGGCGTGATCAAGATGAAGCTTAGCAGTTATTTCCGCCACTTCGACCGCTACTAG
- a CDS encoding D-glycero-alpha-D-manno-heptose-1,7-bisphosphate 7-phosphatase yields the protein MQKQKCVFLDRDGVLNRERGDYTYALEDFEVLPRVPEALRLLKKNGYLLIVVTNQGGVAKGLYKKTDVLACHQKLQDFCGSLIDAHYMAPGHPSSSASLSRKPDSLMLEKAIARYNIDPAQSWMVGDSLRDLEAAEKVGVRGILVGGKYEPGAHVWQMADLWEAAQFILGEAVGGV from the coding sequence ATGCAGAAGCAAAAGTGCGTTTTCCTGGACCGCGACGGTGTACTGAACCGTGAGCGTGGCGACTATACGTATGCGTTGGAAGATTTTGAAGTGCTGCCCCGTGTGCCTGAGGCGCTTAGGCTGTTGAAGAAGAACGGCTATTTGCTGATCGTGGTTACAAACCAAGGGGGCGTGGCCAAGGGATTGTACAAAAAAACGGATGTGCTGGCCTGCCACCAGAAACTACAGGACTTCTGCGGCTCGTTGATCGATGCCCACTACATGGCGCCCGGCCACCCGAGTTCCTCCGCCTCCCTCTCCCGCAAGCCCGATAGCCTGATGCTGGAGAAAGCCATCGCCAGGTATAACATAGACCCCGCCCAAAGCTGGATGGTGGGTGACTCGCTACGTGATCTGGAGGCTGCTGAAAAAGTAGGCGTTCGCGGTATACTGGTGGGTGGCAAGTATGAACCCGGCGCGCATGTATGGCAAATGGCTGACCTGTGGGAAGCGGCGCAGTTTATACTTGGGGAAGCGGTTGGGGGAGTATAG
- the hemG gene encoding protoporphyrinogen oxidase, with product MRVAIIGAGISGLALAYYLQKLGIPYDLLEAGSQVGGNIRTVRVGDYLLELGPNAVQFSPELDDLVRELKLDVEVLPAADNSHNHFVLRDGTYQQLPLSPFSLLSNTCFSWKTRYRILQEKNIPPAEHAYETVSQFFERRFGPGVLEYGVNPLISSLYAGDPDKLLIRKTFPQLKELEMEHGSVLKGLAHHRKAADRLKSFSFVEGMHTLPLAIADKLISLHTEHQVEMITRCEGKYIVSCASPSETDTEEYDMLVLALPAPKAADLLHYTFPGMAAALQNIHYPPLSVVHTAYNRRDVSNPLEGFGAMHPRAEDAFTAQSIWSSSVFSGRCRPHEVLFTTFVGGVQAEHHALTEREALLRQVHQELKELHGITSEKPNFQYAHLWQQSLPQYDIHIEDAHQMAQTLESEGMYIAANWHSGVSVPSCIRAAKELACKINSTRPHAHNS from the coding sequence ATGAGAGTAGCGATTATTGGAGCGGGGATTTCGGGGTTGGCGCTGGCCTATTACCTGCAAAAACTGGGCATCCCCTACGATTTACTGGAGGCCGGCAGCCAGGTAGGGGGCAACATCCGCACGGTTAGAGTGGGCGATTACCTGCTGGAACTGGGCCCAAATGCTGTCCAATTCTCGCCGGAGCTGGACGACCTGGTGCGGGAGCTGAAACTGGATGTGGAAGTACTCCCGGCAGCCGACAACAGCCATAACCATTTTGTGCTGCGCGACGGCACCTATCAGCAGCTGCCGCTCTCGCCTTTCTCACTCCTCTCCAACACCTGCTTCTCCTGGAAGACCCGCTACCGCATCCTGCAGGAAAAGAACATTCCGCCTGCTGAGCACGCGTATGAAACCGTGTCGCAGTTTTTCGAGCGCCGCTTTGGCCCTGGCGTGCTGGAGTACGGGGTAAACCCGCTCATCTCCAGCCTGTATGCCGGAGACCCGGATAAACTGCTGATCCGAAAAACTTTTCCGCAGCTAAAGGAGCTGGAGATGGAGCACGGCTCTGTGCTGAAGGGGCTGGCGCACCACCGGAAAGCGGCCGACCGGCTCAAGTCGTTTTCCTTTGTGGAAGGAATGCATACTTTGCCGCTCGCTATAGCAGATAAGCTGATCTCGCTGCACACCGAGCACCAGGTGGAGATGATTACCCGCTGCGAGGGCAAATACATCGTGAGCTGCGCCTCCCCCTCCGAAACCGACACCGAGGAGTATGACATGTTGGTGCTGGCGCTGCCTGCCCCCAAAGCCGCCGACCTGCTGCACTATACTTTCCCGGGCATGGCCGCCGCGCTGCAGAACATCCACTACCCGCCCCTGTCGGTGGTGCACACTGCCTACAACCGCCGCGACGTGAGCAATCCGCTGGAGGGCTTCGGAGCCATGCACCCGAGGGCCGAAGACGCGTTTACGGCACAGTCTATCTGGAGCAGCTCTGTTTTCAGTGGCCGTTGCCGCCCGCACGAGGTGCTGTTTACCACCTTCGTGGGAGGTGTGCAGGCCGAACACCATGCTTTAACGGAGCGAGAGGCGCTGCTGCGGCAGGTGCATCAGGAACTCAAGGAACTGCACGGCATCACCTCCGAAAAGCCGAATTTCCAGTACGCCCACCTCTGGCAGCAATCCTTGCCCCAGTACGACATTCACATAGAGGATGCCCATCAAATGGCCCAGACCCTGGAGAGCGAGGGCATGTACATCGCCGCCAACTGGCATTCGGGTGTGTCGGTGCCGAGTTGTATACGCGCTGCCAAAGAGTTGGCCTGCAAAATTAATTCTACCAGGCCTCATGCCCACAATAGCTGA